In a single window of the Sediminicoccus sp. KRV36 genome:
- a CDS encoding DUF2312 domain-containing protein → MSETEDAKASRKRQADAPDADTGGIAADRLRSIVDRIERLEEERKALGDDIKDIYAEAKSAGFDVKVVRQIIRLRKQEPAEVEEQETLLDLYRRALGM, encoded by the coding sequence ATGTCAGAGACCGAAGATGCCAAGGCGAGCCGCAAGCGGCAGGCCGATGCCCCCGATGCCGACACGGGGGGCATCGCGGCCGACCGGCTGCGTTCCATCGTGGACCGCATCGAGCGCCTCGAAGAGGAGCGCAAGGCGCTAGGCGACGATATCAAGGACATCTACGCCGAGGCGAAATCCGCCGGCTTTGATGTGAAGGTGGTCCGCCAGATCATCCGCCTGCGCAAGCAGGAGCCGGCCGAGGTGGAGGAGCAGGAGACGCTGCTCGATCTCTATCGGCGCGCCCTCGGCATGTGA
- a CDS encoding propionyl-CoA synthetase, with the protein MTAYDAAVAQWRNDPEAYWLAAAQGLEWTRPPSLALDASQGLFGRWFADGVLNTCHNALDRHVAAGRGAQTAILYDSPMTGAQQRITYTEMRDRTARLAGALAARGVGQGDRVIIYMPMVPEAAIAMLACARLGAIHSVVFGGFAAAELAARINDATPKAVISASCGLEPGRVIAYKPLLDAAIGMAAHKPDLCLILQRPEQPCTMIAGRDFDYAAEEAAGAPHPCVDVAATDPLYILYTSGTTGKPKGIVRDNGGHAVALHHSMSMIYGMKPGDVYWAASDVGWVVGHSYIVYAPLLAGCTSILFEGKPVGTPDAGTFWRVCAEHGVKLLFTAPTAIRAIRKEDPEAALMRNYDLSKLEALYLAGERCDPPTALWAMEQLGIPVVDHWWQTETGWPITAGFRGFGLFEPRPGSGGKPTPGFDVRALDSEGNEVPRGENGALVVKLPLPPGCAPTLWNAEQRYREAYLSTFPGYYDSSDAGMVDAEGFVWVMGRTDDIINVAGHRLSTGAMEEVLAAHPDVAECAVVGIADALKGQAPLGLVVLKAGAARNPEEVARELVKLVRERIGPVAAFKEARVVQRLPKTRSGKILRATIRKIADGEAYVVPPTIDDPMILDEIAHVLKEGVLGR; encoded by the coding sequence ATGACGGCTTACGATGCCGCGGTGGCGCAATGGCGCAACGACCCTGAGGCATACTGGCTTGCCGCCGCGCAGGGGCTGGAATGGACGCGCCCGCCCAGCCTTGCGCTGGACGCATCCCAGGGTCTCTTTGGCCGCTGGTTCGCCGATGGCGTGCTGAACACCTGCCACAATGCGCTGGACCGTCATGTCGCCGCGGGGCGGGGCGCGCAGACTGCCATCCTCTATGACAGCCCCATGACCGGCGCCCAGCAGCGCATCACCTACACCGAGATGCGGGACCGCACGGCCCGGCTGGCCGGCGCGCTCGCGGCGCGGGGTGTCGGCCAGGGGGACCGCGTCATCATCTACATGCCCATGGTGCCCGAGGCCGCCATCGCCATGCTGGCCTGCGCGCGGCTGGGGGCCATTCACTCGGTCGTGTTCGGCGGTTTCGCGGCGGCGGAGCTGGCGGCGCGCATCAATGACGCCACACCCAAGGCGGTGATCAGCGCGAGCTGCGGCCTGGAGCCGGGCCGCGTCATCGCCTACAAGCCGCTGCTCGATGCCGCCATCGGCATGGCCGCGCACAAGCCTGATCTCTGCCTGATCCTGCAACGGCCGGAGCAGCCCTGCACGATGATCGCGGGGCGTGATTTCGACTATGCGGCGGAGGAAGCGGCGGGTGCGCCGCATCCTTGCGTGGATGTGGCGGCGACGGACCCGCTCTACATCCTCTACACCAGCGGGACGACCGGAAAGCCCAAGGGCATCGTGCGCGACAATGGCGGGCACGCGGTCGCGCTCCACCACTCCATGTCCATGATCTACGGCATGAAGCCCGGCGACGTGTATTGGGCGGCGAGCGATGTCGGCTGGGTCGTGGGCCATTCCTACATCGTCTATGCGCCGCTGCTGGCGGGCTGCACCTCCATCCTGTTCGAGGGCAAGCCGGTGGGCACGCCCGATGCCGGCACCTTCTGGCGCGTCTGCGCGGAGCATGGGGTGAAGCTGCTTTTCACCGCGCCCACCGCCATCCGCGCCATCCGCAAGGAAGACCCCGAGGCGGCGCTGATGCGGAACTACGACCTCTCGAAGCTGGAGGCGCTGTACCTGGCGGGCGAGCGCTGCGACCCGCCGACGGCGCTCTGGGCCATGGAGCAGCTCGGCATCCCCGTGGTGGATCACTGGTGGCAGACCGAGACGGGCTGGCCCATCACGGCGGGCTTCCGTGGCTTCGGTCTGTTCGAGCCGCGCCCCGGCTCCGGCGGCAAGCCCACGCCAGGCTTTGACGTGCGCGCGCTGGATTCCGAGGGGAATGAGGTGCCGCGCGGCGAGAATGGTGCCCTGGTGGTGAAGCTGCCCCTGCCGCCCGGCTGCGCCCCCACGCTCTGGAATGCCGAGCAACGCTATCGCGAGGCCTATCTCTCCACCTTCCCCGGTTACTACGACAGCTCGGATGCCGGGATGGTGGATGCGGAGGGCTTCGTCTGGGTGATGGGCCGCACGGATGACATCATCAATGTGGCCGGCCATCGCCTCTCGACGGGTGCCATGGAGGAGGTGCTGGCCGCGCACCCTGATGTGGCGGAATGCGCAGTGGTGGGCATCGCCGATGCGCTGAAGGGCCAGGCGCCGCTGGGTCTTGTCGTGCTCAAGGCGGGTGCGGCGCGCAACCCCGAGGAGGTGGCGCGCGAGCTGGTGAAGCTGGTGCGCGAGCGCATCGGGCCCGTTGCCGCCTTCAAGGAAGCCCGTGTGGTGCAGCGCCTGCCCAAGACGCGCTCCGGGAAAATCCTGCGCGCGACGATCCGCAAGATCGCCGATGGCGAGGCCTATGTGGTGCCGCCGACGATTGATGACCCGATGATCCTCGACGAAATTGCCCATGTTCTCAAAGAGGGGGTGCTGGGCCGATGA
- a CDS encoding patatin-like phospholipase family protein, whose protein sequence is MADLPRPPALSRRALLATSAPLALAGCALPTRLPAVPSAQRPQVTVLGLPNERFFPTEHAGQLGLQQEFVAAMQRNMARRGLAPGAAFPELDLLAISGGGEDGAFGAGMLVGWSELGTRPDFFLVTGVSTGALTAPFAFVGSSSDAALRSVYTEITLADILNQRYFTAAIFDDAMADNSPLFRTISRYVNEQMLAEIARGYDSGRLLLIGTTNLDAERPVIWNIGAIAKSGHPRALDTVRRIMLASAAIPGAFAPVLFDVNVAGVPHQELHVDGGVFAQAFLYPASVGDLRRQRIAQRLPTAPARAWIIRNARLEPKGSEVNRRTLGIVGRAVGSMIAASGYNDIIRMYFAAERDRVDYNLAFIRDDFTVPYGLPFDQAYMRPLFEYGRERMLRGDIWVKRPPA, encoded by the coding sequence ATGGCTGATCTGCCCCGTCCCCCTGCCCTGTCCCGCCGGGCACTCCTGGCGACCAGTGCGCCCCTGGCGCTGGCCGGATGCGCCTTGCCGACGCGGCTGCCGGCGGTGCCCTCCGCGCAGCGCCCGCAGGTGACGGTGCTGGGCCTGCCCAATGAGCGCTTCTTCCCGACGGAGCATGCCGGGCAGTTGGGCTTGCAGCAGGAATTCGTTGCCGCCATGCAGCGCAACATGGCCAGGCGCGGCCTCGCACCTGGCGCTGCCTTTCCGGAGCTGGACCTGCTCGCCATTTCCGGCGGTGGGGAGGATGGGGCCTTTGGCGCCGGCATGCTCGTGGGTTGGTCCGAGCTTGGAACCCGACCGGATTTCTTTCTGGTCACTGGCGTCAGCACGGGGGCACTGACCGCCCCCTTCGCCTTTGTCGGCAGCTCCTCGGATGCGGCGCTGCGCAGCGTCTATACCGAGATCACCCTGGCCGACATCCTGAACCAGCGATACTTCACCGCCGCCATCTTCGATGACGCGATGGCGGATAACAGCCCGCTGTTTCGCACCATCTCCCGTTATGTGAATGAGCAGATGCTGGCCGAAATCGCCCGCGGCTATGATTCCGGGCGGCTGCTGCTGATCGGCACCACCAACCTCGATGCCGAGCGGCCGGTGATCTGGAATATCGGTGCCATCGCCAAGAGCGGCCATCCGCGCGCGCTGGATACGGTGCGGCGCATCATGCTCGCCTCGGCGGCGATTCCGGGGGCCTTCGCGCCCGTGCTGTTCGATGTGAATGTGGCCGGCGTTCCGCACCAGGAACTGCATGTGGATGGCGGCGTTTTCGCGCAGGCCTTCCTCTATCCGGCCAGCGTGGGGGATTTGCGGCGGCAGCGCATCGCCCAACGCCTGCCTACCGCCCCGGCCCGGGCGTGGATCATCCGCAACGCGCGCCTCGAACCCAAGGGCAGCGAGGTGAATCGGCGCACGCTCGGCATTGTCGGGCGGGCCGTTGGCTCGATGATCGCGGCCTCGGGCTATAACGACATCATCCGGATGTACTTCGCGGCCGAACGGGACCGGGTGGATTACAACCTGGCCTTCATCCGGGATGACTTCACCGTCCCCTACGGACTGCCCTTCGATCAGGCCTATATGCGGCCGCTGTTCGAATATGGACGGGAGCGGATGCTGCGCGGGGATATCTGGGTGAAGCGCCCACCTGCCTGA
- a CDS encoding DNA-3-methyladenine glycosylase, with amino-acid sequence MSDWQIAERKLSRDKLFRPLVKRIGPCTLVPLEREPYEALIRAIAHQQVHGRAAEAMLNRFRALYEGEEFPSAEFVLALPPEALRGCGFSGSKVLAIQDIAAKTKAGLVPSLEEAAGLKDAALIERLVAIRGVGRWTVEMLLIFTLGRADILPVDDFGVREGWRLLNGLEAQPKPKELASIGEAWAPWRSIAAWYLWRAADEGKKVKVSAV; translated from the coding sequence ATGTCCGACTGGCAGATCGCCGAGCGCAAATTGTCGCGGGACAAGCTGTTCCGCCCGCTGGTCAAGCGCATCGGCCCCTGCACCCTCGTGCCGCTGGAGCGGGAGCCCTATGAGGCGCTGATCCGCGCCATCGCGCATCAACAGGTGCATGGCCGCGCGGCCGAGGCCATGCTGAACCGGTTCCGCGCGCTGTATGAGGGTGAGGAATTTCCCTCCGCCGAATTCGTGCTCGCCCTGCCGCCCGAGGCGCTGCGCGGCTGCGGCTTTTCCGGCTCGAAGGTGTTGGCCATCCAGGATATCGCCGCCAAGACGAAGGCCGGGCTGGTGCCCAGCCTGGAGGAGGCGGCCGGGCTGAAGGACGCCGCGCTGATCGAGCGGCTGGTCGCCATTCGCGGCGTGGGCCGCTGGACGGTCGAGATGCTGCTGATCTTTACCCTCGGCCGGGCTGATATCCTGCCGGTGGATGATTTCGGCGTGCGCGAAGGCTGGCGGCTGCTGAACGGCCTGGAGGCGCAGCCCAAGCCCAAGGAGCTGGCCAGCATCGGTGAGGCCTGGGCGCCCTGGCGCAGCATCGCCGCCTGGTATCTCTGGCGCGCCGCCGATGAAGGCAAGAAGGTGAAGGTGAGCGCCGTCTGA
- a CDS encoding DUF1244 domain-containing protein, giving the protein MPIPQPEAELKLEADAATRDRIEAAAFRKLVAHLRERSDVQNIDMMNLTGFCRNCVSRWYQEAAADAGTALETPAAREIIYGMDYKAWQAAHQKEASAEQKAAFGVAMSREDPMAKPG; this is encoded by the coding sequence ATGCCGATCCCGCAGCCCGAAGCCGAATTGAAGCTGGAGGCCGACGCCGCCACGCGTGACCGCATCGAAGCCGCCGCCTTCCGCAAGCTCGTCGCGCATCTGCGCGAACGCTCCGATGTCCAGAATATCGACATGATGAACCTCACCGGGTTCTGCCGGAACTGCGTCAGCCGCTGGTACCAGGAGGCCGCGGCCGATGCCGGCACCGCGCTGGAAACCCCCGCCGCGCGGGAGATCATCTACGGGATGGACTACAAGGCCTGGCAGGCGGCCCACCAGAAGGAAGCCTCTGCCGAACAGAAGGCGGCCTTCGGCGTCGCGATGAGCCGGGAAGACCCCATGGCCAAGCCGGGATAG
- a CDS encoding L-lactate permease has protein sequence MTLLLQAAPLLALLALLGTGRAGPLAACGVALALALPAIAVSLPDGVTLLGFLGGATLRAAFLALQPMAVVAGGLLFHAAVQPAADAAERLPTAQRIFAVTLPMGCFLESVTGFAVGAVFALAALRAMGVGGAVAVALSLQGLVMVPWGGLGPGTSLGAVLAGVPAQDAVALSAWPNAGWIIALAPILWWLQDRAGVVVSGREKMMQALMLTVLALLLVALHWVLPFEVIGVVASGGVTIWALWRADPPRDLVAALRMSWPYLLLTLCLLGARLVPNPPALHPFPELPAFPITHVAVVLWLVSASLLLARGDGLARGLAALRRAQRPALAMLLYVTLGRWLAGSGIALALATALIEGKGDLAAYAITPLGFASGMITGSNVGANAALMPVQAALGQVLGLPVLLAPALHNFAGAAGAGMSIAGTAMLCALLADGTRPVQVWRLMLPSMALVMLFGTLALVFMR, from the coding sequence GTGACGCTGCTGCTGCAGGCAGCACCGCTTCTCGCGCTGCTCGCCTTGCTCGGCACGGGCCGGGCGGGGCCGCTTGCGGCCTGTGGCGTTGCGCTGGCGCTGGCCTTGCCCGCCATCGCCGTGAGCCTGCCTGACGGCGTCACCCTGCTCGGCTTCCTCGGCGGCGCCACCCTGCGGGCGGCCTTCCTGGCGCTGCAACCCATGGCCGTGGTGGCGGGCGGGTTGCTGTTCCATGCCGCCGTGCAGCCCGCGGCCGATGCGGCCGAACGGCTGCCCACCGCGCAACGCATCTTCGCCGTGACGCTGCCCATGGGGTGCTTCCTGGAATCGGTGACGGGCTTTGCCGTGGGCGCCGTCTTCGCGCTGGCTGCCCTGCGCGCCATGGGCGTTGGCGGCGCCGTGGCCGTGGCACTCTCGCTCCAGGGGCTGGTGATGGTGCCCTGGGGCGGGCTTGGCCCCGGCACCTCGCTCGGCGCCGTGCTGGCGGGCGTGCCGGCGCAGGATGCCGTGGCGCTCAGTGCCTGGCCCAATGCCGGCTGGATCATCGCGCTGGCCCCCATCCTGTGGTGGTTGCAGGACCGCGCCGGCGTGGTGGTGAGCGGGCGCGAGAAGATGATGCAGGCGCTGATGCTCACCGTGCTGGCGCTGCTCCTGGTGGCGCTGCATTGGGTCCTGCCCTTTGAGGTGATCGGCGTGGTGGCTTCCGGCGGCGTCACCATCTGGGCGCTCTGGCGCGCCGACCCGCCGCGTGACCTGGTTGCCGCCCTGCGCATGAGCTGGCCTTATCTGCTGCTGACGCTCTGCCTGCTCGGCGCGCGCCTGGTGCCGAACCCGCCCGCCTTGCATCCCTTCCCCGAATTGCCGGCCTTTCCGATCACCCATGTGGCCGTCGTGCTGTGGCTGGTCTCGGCCAGTCTGCTGCTGGCCCGCGGCGATGGCCTGGCGCGCGGCCTGGCGGCATTGCGCCGCGCCCAGCGGCCGGCCCTCGCCATGCTGCTCTATGTCACGCTGGGCCGCTGGCTGGCGGGAAGCGGCATCGCGCTCGCTTTGGCCACCGCGCTGATCGAGGGCAAGGGCGACCTGGCCGCCTATGCCATCACGCCGCTCGGCTTCGCATCGGGGATGATCACGGGCAGCAATGTCGGCGCCAATGCCGCGCTGATGCCGGTCCAGGCCGCGCTCGGCCAGGTGCTGGGGCTGCCGGTGCTGCTGGCGCCCGCGCTGCATAATTTCGCGGGGGCGGCGGGGGCAGGCATGAGCATCGCCGGGACGGCCATGCTCTGCGCCCTGCTGGCGGATGGCACGCGCCCCGTGCAAGTCTGGCGGCTGATGCTGCCTTCCATGGCGCTGGTGATGCTGTTCGGCACGCTCGCGCTGGTGTTCATGAGGTGA
- a CDS encoding DMT family transporter: MRTRFAALPGNIRGAILMSLGGVLFATEALFIRWMSDRGIPTTTQLFARSIGQLVWVLPLILASGVAVFRTGRPLMHLLRGGSSALTWGFYFLSFAFLDLTTATVLSFTNVMFTTILARPVLGERVDAPRWAGTVLGFIGIAVMLRPGTDIPLAGALIALAAALSWCGITLTSRSLSRTESTQTVLAWVGMITSLCVAPFAILFWQPIGLMDLLILAVFGLVTPGIIWLVTEALRAGEASAVAPFQYLRLVVIAAFGWVLFGEVPDGWTWLGAIIILSGAVIITISEARKR; this comes from the coding sequence ATGAGAACGCGCTTCGCAGCCCTGCCCGGCAATATCAGGGGCGCGATCCTGATGTCCCTCGGCGGGGTGCTCTTCGCGACGGAGGCGCTGTTCATCCGCTGGATGAGTGACCGTGGCATCCCCACCACCACGCAGCTTTTCGCGCGCTCCATCGGCCAGCTGGTGTGGGTGCTGCCGCTGATCCTGGCCAGCGGTGTCGCGGTGTTCCGCACCGGGCGGCCGCTGATGCACCTGCTGCGGGGCGGGTCTTCCGCCTTGACCTGGGGGTTCTATTTCCTGTCCTTCGCCTTCCTGGACCTCACCACCGCCACGGTCCTCTCCTTCACCAATGTCATGTTCACGACGATCCTGGCGCGGCCGGTGCTGGGGGAGCGGGTGGATGCGCCGCGCTGGGCCGGCACGGTGCTGGGCTTCATCGGCATCGCGGTGATGCTGCGCCCAGGCACCGATATTCCCCTCGCCGGCGCGCTGATCGCGCTGGCCGCCGCCTTATCCTGGTGCGGCATCACCCTCACCTCGCGCAGCTTGTCACGCACCGAGAGCACGCAGACCGTGCTCGCCTGGGTCGGCATGATCACCAGCCTTTGCGTGGCACCTTTTGCGATCCTGTTCTGGCAACCCATCGGCCTCATGGACCTGCTGATCCTTGCCGTTTTCGGCCTGGTCACGCCCGGGATCATCTGGCTGGTGACGGAGGCGCTGCGCGCGGGTGAGGCCAGCGCGGTGGCCCCCTTCCAGTATCTGCGCCTCGTCGTGATCGCCGCCTTCGGCTGGGTGCTCTTCGGCGAGGTGCCGGATGGCTGGACCTGGCTGGGCGCGATCATCATCCTCAGCGGTGCGGTGATCATCACCATCAGCGAGGCCCGCAAACGGTGA
- a CDS encoding acyl-CoA synthetase produces MAASDYDALPRVAANHQPLTPLLFLERTAEVFPGHVAVIHGRIRRSYAELRLRSVKLAHALHLRGLRRGDTVAALLPNTPAMLECHYGVPMAGCVLNTINTRLDAATIAYILDHGEARIVIVDREFIPVLRAALVQCANKPTIIEVNDSEAPSDETLGGQDYEELLGEGDETFAWPMPADEWDAIALNYTSGTTGKPKGVVYHHRGAQLLAIGNVLSAGMARHPVYLWTLPMFHCNGWCFPWTITAMAGTHVCLRAVRGPIMWSLIAEHGVTHMCGAPIVMGTLLATPAAEQRPLPGSVTFVVAGAPPPEAVLAAMRAAGFAVLHVYGLTEVYGPAVTNEWHAEWDRAPAAEQAKLMARQGVRYVPLEALDVMDPATMQPVPADGVAMGEVMFRGNVVMKGYLKEPAATDAAFAGGWFHSGDLAVKYPDGYIQLRDRSKDIIISGGENISSIEVEDALYKHPAVALAAVVAQPDDKWGEVPCAFVELRPGMNATEAEIIAHCRTLMAGFKAPKRVVFTELPKTSTGKIQKHVLRAGIR; encoded by the coding sequence ATGGCCGCTTCCGATTACGATGCCCTCCCGCGCGTCGCCGCCAATCACCAGCCGCTGACGCCGCTGCTGTTCCTCGAACGCACGGCCGAAGTGTTTCCTGGCCATGTCGCGGTGATCCATGGCCGCATCCGCCGCTCCTATGCCGAGTTGCGGTTGCGCAGCGTGAAGCTCGCCCATGCGCTGCATCTGCGCGGCTTGCGGCGCGGCGACACGGTGGCCGCCCTCCTGCCCAATACGCCCGCCATGCTGGAATGCCACTACGGCGTGCCCATGGCCGGCTGTGTGCTGAACACGATCAACACGCGCCTCGACGCCGCGACCATCGCCTATATCCTGGATCACGGCGAAGCGCGGATCGTCATCGTGGATCGCGAATTCATCCCCGTGCTGCGCGCGGCCCTCGTGCAATGCGCGAACAAGCCCACCATCATCGAGGTGAATGACAGCGAGGCGCCCTCGGATGAGACGCTCGGCGGCCAGGATTACGAGGAGCTGCTGGGCGAGGGCGATGAAACCTTCGCCTGGCCGATGCCGGCCGATGAGTGGGATGCGATTGCGCTGAACTACACCTCGGGCACCACGGGCAAGCCCAAGGGGGTGGTGTATCATCATCGCGGTGCGCAATTGCTGGCCATCGGCAATGTGCTCTCGGCCGGGATGGCGCGGCATCCGGTCTATCTCTGGACCTTGCCGATGTTCCATTGCAATGGCTGGTGCTTCCCCTGGACCATCACGGCGATGGCGGGCACGCATGTCTGCCTGCGCGCCGTGCGCGGCCCCATCATGTGGTCGCTGATCGCGGAGCATGGTGTCACGCACATGTGCGGTGCGCCGATCGTGATGGGCACGCTGCTGGCGACCCCGGCGGCGGAGCAGCGCCCCTTGCCGGGCTCGGTCACCTTCGTCGTCGCGGGCGCCCCACCGCCGGAAGCCGTGCTGGCGGCCATGCGCGCGGCGGGCTTCGCCGTGCTGCATGTCTATGGCCTGACCGAGGTCTATGGCCCCGCCGTCACCAATGAATGGCACGCGGAGTGGGATCGCGCCCCCGCCGCCGAGCAGGCGAAGCTCATGGCGCGCCAGGGTGTGCGCTACGTTCCGCTGGAGGCGCTGGATGTGATGGACCCTGCCACCATGCAGCCCGTCCCCGCCGATGGCGTCGCGATGGGCGAGGTGATGTTCCGCGGCAATGTCGTGATGAAGGGCTATCTGAAGGAACCCGCCGCGACGGATGCGGCCTTCGCCGGTGGCTGGTTCCACTCGGGCGATCTCGCGGTGAAGTATCCGGATGGATATATCCAGTTGCGGGATCGCTCCAAGGACATCATCATTTCGGGCGGTGAAAACATCTCGTCCATCGAAGTGGAGGATGCGCTCTACAAGCATCCGGCCGTGGCGCTGGCGGCCGTGGTGGCGCAGCCCGATGACAAATGGGGCGAGGTGCCCTGCGCCTTTGTGGAGCTGCGCCCTGGCATGAACGCGACCGAGGCCGAGATCATCGCCCATTGCCGCACGCTCATGGCCGGCTTCAAGGCGCCCAAGCGCGTGGTCTTCACCGAATTGCCCAAGACCAGCACGGGCAAGATCCAGAAACACGTGCTGCGCGCCGGCATCCGGTGA
- a CDS encoding lysophospholipid acyltransferase family protein, which yields MASDPPAADGAPQRDPAEAAARRRPLRWAWDSFSFVLVLTLLAICFAGWSLIATLLVHLLPRRFGQRLGQAATIMFFSFFLWVMRRLGIARVDLSALAAVQDFRGVVFAANHLALLDILLLGSCLPRTVCIIKASLWRNPLLGGGRLAGYIRNDEPLRLIRNAAAALREGSNLLIFPEGTRQPAGRMGAFRPGFALIARRAQAPVQTLFIESNSPYLRKGWPLWKRPEFPLEYRVTLGPLLPVEGRAEDFSEALRELFLARLQPPADSP from the coding sequence ATGGCTTCCGATCCGCCCGCCGCCGATGGCGCGCCGCAGCGTGATCCGGCGGAGGCCGCCGCGCGGCGGCGGCCGTTGCGCTGGGCCTGGGACAGTTTCAGCTTCGTGCTGGTGTTGACCCTGCTCGCCATCTGCTTTGCCGGCTGGAGCCTGATCGCGACGCTTCTGGTGCATCTGCTGCCCCGGCGCTTCGGGCAGCGCCTGGGCCAGGCTGCGACGATCATGTTCTTCAGCTTCTTCCTCTGGGTCATGCGGCGCCTTGGCATAGCGCGGGTGGACCTCAGCGCGCTGGCCGCCGTGCAGGATTTCCGCGGTGTGGTCTTTGCCGCGAACCACTTGGCGCTGCTGGATATCCTGCTGCTCGGCTCCTGCCTGCCGCGCACCGTCTGCATCATCAAGGCGAGCCTGTGGCGGAACCCCTTGCTGGGTGGCGGGCGGCTGGCCGGATACATCCGCAATGACGAACCGCTGCGCCTGATCCGCAACGCGGCCGCCGCCCTGCGCGAGGGCTCCAACCTGCTGATCTTCCCTGAGGGCACGCGCCAGCCAGCTGGCCGGATGGGGGCCTTCCGCCCTGGCTTCGCGCTCATCGCCAGGCGGGCGCAAGCCCCGGTGCAGACGCTCTTCATCGAGAGCAATTCGCCATATCTGCGCAAGGGATGGCCGCTCTGGAAGCGGCCGGAATTTCCGCTGGAGTATCGCGTCACCCTGGGGCCCTTGCTGCCGGTCGAAGGCCGCGCCGAGGATTTCTCCGAGGCCCTGCGAGAGCTGTTCCTGGCCCGGCTGCAACCCCCGGCGGACAGCCCGTGA
- a CDS encoding class I SAM-dependent methyltransferase: MAAWHSRNADLTQPHPALTEYYGDPREREAFVRQLFDSSAADYDRINGIMSLGSGAWYRRRVLRDHGLAPRHRVLDIAVGTGLLAREAAGIVQPEGLVVGLDPSFGMLAQARASLALPLVQGRAEALPFQDASFDMVTMGYALRHMADFGSVFAEFRRVLKPGGKLLVLEIARAENRFVQAAAMLWLGRIIPALCGLMMPRRQGRLLMQYYWDTIEECVPAATIEAELRASGFLDVGSTATLGVFREYAGVTPPA; the protein is encoded by the coding sequence ATGGCCGCGTGGCACAGCAGGAACGCCGATCTGACCCAGCCACACCCCGCCCTGACCGAATATTACGGCGACCCGCGTGAGCGCGAGGCCTTCGTGCGGCAGCTTTTTGACAGCAGCGCCGCCGATTATGACCGCATCAACGGCATCATGTCGCTCGGCTCGGGGGCCTGGTACCGCCGGCGGGTGCTGCGCGACCACGGGCTGGCACCCAGGCATCGGGTGCTGGATATCGCGGTCGGCACGGGGCTGCTGGCGCGTGAGGCGGCGGGGATCGTGCAGCCCGAGGGGTTGGTCGTCGGGCTGGATCCGAGTTTCGGCATGCTGGCCCAGGCCCGGGCCAGCCTGGCGCTGCCGCTGGTCCAGGGCCGGGCCGAGGCCCTGCCCTTCCAGGATGCCAGCTTCGACATGGTGACGATGGGCTATGCGCTGCGCCACATGGCCGATTTCGGCAGCGTCTTTGCCGAGTTCCGCCGGGTGCTGAAGCCGGGCGGCAAGCTGCTGGTCCTGGAAATCGCCCGGGCCGAGAACCGCTTCGTCCAGGCCGCCGCGATGCTCTGGCTGGGCCGGATCATCCCGGCACTCTGCGGCCTGATGATGCCGCGCCGGCAAGGGCGGCTGCTCATGCAATACTATTGGGACACGATCGAGGAATGCGTGCCGGCCGCGACGATCGAGGCCGAGCTTCGCGCATCGGGCTTCCTCGATGTGGGCAGCACGGCGACCCTCGGGGTATTCCGGGAATATGCGGGGGTGACGCCGCCAGCGTGA
- a CDS encoding enoyl-CoA hydratase: MITTERQNNGVALITLDRPAARNALSIAMLEALRDALHAAVDARCIVLAAHGPAFSAGHDLRELTAARAEADGGRDFYARTMALCSQVMQQVVNHPVPVIAAVEGIATAAGCQLVASCDLAVATPASRFCTPGVDIALFCSTPAVAVARAIPRKAAMEMLLTGRMVSAEEAKALGLINRVAEDARAEALALAASIAARSAVTVRLGKRGFNAQCGMPLAEAYDAASAVMVENMMAADAEEGIGAFLGKRAPHWQDR, from the coding sequence ATGATCACCACGGAGCGCCAGAACAACGGCGTGGCGCTGATCACGCTGGATCGTCCGGCCGCGCGCAACGCGCTCAGCATCGCCATGCTGGAAGCGCTGCGCGACGCGCTGCACGCGGCCGTGGATGCGCGCTGCATCGTGTTGGCGGCGCATGGCCCGGCCTTCTCCGCCGGCCATGATCTGCGGGAGCTTACCGCGGCGCGTGCCGAGGCGGATGGCGGGCGCGATTTCTATGCGCGCACCATGGCCCTGTGCAGCCAGGTGATGCAGCAGGTGGTGAACCACCCTGTGCCGGTCATCGCCGCCGTGGAGGGCATCGCGACCGCCGCCGGCTGCCAGCTTGTGGCAAGCTGCGACCTGGCCGTGGCCACGCCGGCCAGCAGGTTCTGCACGCCGGGCGTGGATATCGCGCTGTTCTGCTCGACGCCCGCCGTGGCCGTTGCGCGCGCCATTCCGCGCAAGGCCGCGATGGAAATGCTGCTCACCGGCCGGATGGTCTCGGCCGAGGAGGCGAAGGCGCTCGGCCTGATCAACCGCGTGGCCGAGGATGCGCGGGCCGAGGCGCTGGCGCTGGCCGCCAGCATCGCCGCGCGCTCCGCCGTTACGGTGCGGTTGGGCAAGCGCGGCTTCAACGCGCAATGCGGCATGCCGCTGGCCGAAGCATATGATGCGGCGAGCGCCGTGATGGTCGAGAACATGATGGCCGCCGACGCGGAGGAGGGTATCGGCGCCTTCCTCGGCAAGCGCGCGCCCCATTGGCAGGACAGGTAA